From Punica granatum isolate Tunisia-2019 chromosome 1, ASM765513v2, whole genome shotgun sequence:
GGAACAGTCTCTTTGTGGTCATATCTGTTAGGCATCCTGAGCTTGGTGATTATTTTACGGCTACccttaagataaaaaaagtcCCTTCTTCATCAGTGGTTCATCACGCAATGTTCTTCTGGTTAATGCCTCATAAGGTTGCACTGTGGATATATTGGCATGTAAGTGATGCTTCGGAGCTGCTGATAAAGGGATTTTAGTGTAATATATTGCTTATACTTTCACCTTCAACCCTCTCTTTATTTTAACAAAAGATTTTGTTATTAAGTTTATACTCTAAAGACAACAGAAACTGGACTAGATAGTATGCAATTAACAAGGAAGGGGGAGTTTAAATGTCATCATTGGTGATCAGTGATCATTCTCCTCACAAGGACCTACTGCATATTGCTGTTCAACCCATACGTAAAATTGATATGCTGTCATACTTTCCGAGCATCTACTCTGAAATGagatggaaaaaaatatatgaaagtaCTTCTTTGTCTTCTCACGGAAACGTATTAGTATAATTGTGGCCTTTTTATTTGACTGGATTGCATTGGTCATTTGGGAacaaaaaagaggaaaaaagaagaagaagaagaaagctcTGATGGGTTACCTCCATATTAATCTATCAGTGGctgtaaagaaaaaagaagaagaagaagaaagctcAGATGGGTTACCTCCATATTAATCTATCAGCGGCTGTAAACTGCGACTATGGTTTTTTGAGTTTAAAAATATGCATTAAAACTATGAACACTTGTCATTTTATTTGGTACTTTCCGTTATAGTAACATCCTCTTTCTTGTCAAATTGTTCAGGCTTTCAAACTCTGGTGGAAAAACGTATCCTTTATTCAACATCCGCGGTATTCCAATACAGCGTACCGAGAGGAAGCATCAATTCGTGACCGAGAACTGAACTGCTCTCAGGCAGTGAACAATCTGCAAGATGATGGGAATTATTGTACATACATGTCTAGCAAAAATGGAGCAGGTAGATCTTTTGCTTGGAGAGATGCGAAGTGGCCCTGGTCTTGAATGGTAAGGGCAACTGTTTGCTTGTGATTATTGTTCAAAACTCTTCCTTCTCATGAATATAGTGTTACTGTTGATGTGTTTAATTACAATGCGACGTCTTTTTCTTGCTTAGTCATGCGATCATCCTCTTTGCCAACAGGTATCAGAAGGGATGAGATTGGATTCATAACAGGTATATATCACcacaaaattcttttcaacTAAATGGGAGCTGTGCAGAGACCCGAGAAGTTCCCGGCAGCTTATAATCAGAGATTGGTGAATGTGCTATTGTCGGGAGATCAGCATGTTATCTGTAGCGGGGGTCCGTCTCAATTGttcttttctgaatgttcGCTCTACTTTGTTCGAATTATTCTTGAAGTCCTTGAAACTGCCTTCCTCTGTTTCGATCTATGTGCCTCGTTTTCCTGATACACGCTTTGTCTGCAGAATCCCCAGTTCATAAATCTCATAAATTTGGAAAATGCAATAATACAGTAAGGGCGCGGGTTTACTTTTGACCAAGTCGAAGGATGTAAACGTGACGTCGCCGTCATAGTTCAAGGGTCTACGTTTTAACTATTCTTGGAGCCTATTCCATTTGGAAGAGATGAATGATTGAGGTCATGATTTGCTTATGAGATGATCAATCATACACGAGCAACTACAGTTCTGATCAAATCTTTGACATTTACGCTGCCTTGATGTAGATTGAACGGGATTTCTGTGTAAAGGGTACTGAATTTATACGGTTGACCAAGATTCAATTATATTggatttaatatatttttcgcccattttcttcttttttagaattgtccttttctttttccggtTACATGGGATGCTCCTACTTTGTAAACTTTGCTGGATATATTCTCCTGTAGGGCTACCACCTGGCCATTATTCGTAACTTTCCTACGTTATTCAGTTGAGGGTCGACTTTTGAACAGGAGATCGATAACAGCTACTGTAAGTTACTGTTATTGAACTGAAGAAGTATGAACACTAGCCAAAACCCGAACTCGAGATCCCTACACAATAAACTGctaataactaattaataattaaaccTAATAAACTCAACCGTAGCCTCTGACCCCTTGAAGCCTAATCTGCCTCTTCAACTTCAAAATAAACTCGTCAACTCTCTTATTCAATTCCTCATCAGACATGGCTGAATACTCATCAACTTCTCCCTCGTCCCTCTCAGTCTCTTCACCCTCATCTCCCTCATCAATAACTTTAACCAACTCATCATTTGCCTCGGAGACAAAGTTCTCTTCTTCGTTTCCGGTTTTGTCATCACTTAGCTTATTTTCATGGCTGGTTCTATCGTCTTCAATCTCAACCTCATTGCATGTTTCTTCACTCTTCTCTAAAGGGTCACCTCCGAAAACCACCAGTTCCTTCCGTTCAGTCCCATTCTCAGGCTCCACCAACTCATCAACTCTCTTTTCTTGTAACTTCTCGACGTTTACTAACTCGAGGACAGGTTCGGCCCTTGACGCCTGCCAAACCGGGGCGCCAGGGCGGCTGGTCCTCTGCGCAGTGACAAACTCCTCGTAGAAGTCGAGCTGCTTGCGCTTCGACGAAGAGAATGCCCCGTAGTCAGCGGCAATGATGAGGATGAGCGTGTTGGAGATGAAGAACCAGAACTTGGTGTTGCTGAAGAGGGTGGACGGGGAGATGTCGAGGACGTAAAAGACCGAGGTGTAGATGAACACGGAGAATACGAATGCAAAGAAGGACATTCCGTTTGATCTCTCTGGGTAGGACTCATGGCCATGGTCTTTGGTGGGTGAATGTTTGTAGTAGAGCTTCTCCGAGCTTTCGTCCATGATTAGCGGAAGTTTCGCCATTGTCGAGGTTGGAGGAGAAGGCTGAAGCTTTGTGGGGCTGGCTTCAGCCCGAGAGAGAGGGTGTGCTGTGTATTAGATTCAGGTGGAGATCAATAATCACGACAATAAGCTATTTATATAGGAGTGTACGTTCACTGAGGGATGATGAGGTGGCTAAAATGATTGAACCATTGAATTGATTGCACATAATTATTAATTGGTCCTGATAATTCATCGTAGTTTACATTTGAGTCCTAATTGATTAATCTCAAGAATCCCTTTTATTATTACTTCAAGGGATGCGATATGTCTGCGTGAAGATTAATGTGACTGGGGAAGCATTGCTTTATCATCTGTTTCCAGAAGCCTCCTCCGATTCATCATATATTTAAAATCCGGAACCGCCAAAAGTTTCATTTTTAAGTTGAAGATCCTTATCTCTAATGTTatacttttaattatatataagatataaaaCATCCGAAGCGGTTGAACTTGGCCATGACATACATCTAGTAAAATTTGAACCTTTACGATGCAGGTAAAGTCTACATTTTCACTCAAAACGAATAAAATTCACTTACCGACATAATATACAAATTGTATTATATGTTATTAAGGCTTTATTtgactttgaatttttttttactatactcaatttaatttcactttatcttcaattcaacaatacaattattatttttttctattttctttaacttttttaaccattcaattcgatttttaatactaaattatctcatctattcatcactttttttttcacaattcaacaacataattattactttctctaaactatttattactttttctcactttttcccttaatttaacaacacaatcattgcttttttattttctctctctaccttattattacaacctaataatatatatatatatatatatatagttggaaTGAAATTGAGTTAAACTCAACTCCATTTCCAAATAACCCCTAATACTCtatggtgcgtttgattttaaagttaaagtaagtttgattttgattttgattttgattgtgaaaaatgacaaatgagatgagattataaatttgacttgggaaacgtgtatttttgttgtgtagcgtgttgagttaaaatcaaaatcatgattctaaaatcaaacatggcCCTAAGGTTTGAGTTTAGTCGCGCAGCTTTGGACAGGAAATAcagagaggatggtgatggGATTGAATGTCCTATGGATATAAGATATTCTAATCAAGTATTTGGTACATGTCAAGGCATAAAACTGCAATATGACCtcaaaatgatcaaaataaccctaaattattattattattatttaatttctaaaaataaaaaaaggaaaacgcTGACCTGAGCTACCGAGATAGGAGAAAGGGCGATGGAGGGCCAGTGCTGACGACCATCGCCAAGTATATAGGGCGATGGAGGGCCCTGAGGCTGCTGGTTACCTGGCTGGGTCGGTAGTCACTGTCTTTGGGCTTCCACTTCCCTATTAATTATTCCCATGTTCGAtggttgaattttgaaaatttgagatTTTAGACACCCTATCTAGCCTTATATTCGACCTACCAAACATGCCCTAATGGCTTCTATGGATATTGCGGATAAGGAGGGATATGAAAGGGCggattttttattcttttttcccccctcgAAGGAGGGAGGAGTGGGTTAACAATCCTTCATAACCCACTCTTCCACGACCCTTTTAACATGCGTTCCAAATAAGTTATAAATGTGATAATAATAGCATATCGTTTTTTACAATAATGCAAATATATTGGCTAATTTTGTATGGTTCTCATTAAAATTGAGGAGGATatgtattttttcaattacaatgaTAGGGAAACGAAATAAAGGAAATGGAAATTTCCCATTGGTGAAGATCGATTTTAAACCTCTTAATTTCAAATTGGTGATTTGTACTattacactatatatatatatatatatttgttaggTCCATTACACTGCATATGTGTTTAATCAATCATGGTTAATCACGCATAATATTGTAGTAATTAACCTCGTTGAAATCTCGTCTTACCCCCAAGTTTCATGTGAGACAGCTCAGCCAAACCCCGGTGATGCAATTAGAAAAGATGCCAGGTTAGCATGCAAGTCACACGTGGCAGCCCATGGCAGCTGCAGCACTTGGGGTAATTTTCTTTGTGGCACTTTCATGGCTCTAATTGATTGAACTGACCATAAATCGTTACCTAACCGATCGTAATAATtaaggaaggaagaaagagCAAGAGAGCTGAGGTATTGTCGGTTTGACATTTGGTTTTGGTCTCTCAACATGTCACTCCTCCATACGGATCCCTTCCCCATGCAGAAAGTTAATTGATGAATAGATGTCCCCCATAACTTTCCTCGGACCACATTATTAGGGATGAGAATAAGATGTACAACTAAGGTTGCCATGTAATGCAAGGTTGGTGGTTCTCTTAAAAATGACTACGGCACTCGCATCGATATTATCCACTGATCGCTTCGTGTGATTAGGCCATTCCGTGCAATGTGTTAGGCACTTATGATTCTCGAACTCTTAAATTGT
This genomic window contains:
- the LOC116192273 gene encoding uncharacterized protein LOC116192273 isoform X3, which encodes MNFALCVGYEQNPLSLYYCYERSSSGQDLQKCIAEVTNTPWGERVTFVFDPNSDLVAKPLHVSPFMDMLGNWSIKANAPGNSLFVVISVRHPELGDYFTATLKIKKVPSSSVVHHAMFFWLMPHKVALWIYWHAFKLWWKNVSFIQHPRYSNTAYREEASIRDRELNCSQAVNNLQDDGNYCTYMSSKNGAGRSFAWRDAKWPWS
- the LOC116192274 gene encoding uncharacterized protein LOC116192274 is translated as MAKLPLIMDESSEKLYYKHSPTKDHGHESYPERSNGMSFFAFVFSVFIYTSVFYVLDISPSTLFSNTKFWFFISNTLILIIAADYGAFSSSKRKQLDFYEEFVTAQRTSRPGAPVWQASRAEPVLELVNVEKLQEKRVDELVEPENGTERKELVVFGGDPLEKSEETCNEVEIEDDRTSHENKLSDDKTGNEEENFVSEANDELVKVIDEGDEGEETERDEGEVDEYSAMSDEELNKRVDEFILKLKRQIRLQGVRGYG